Genomic DNA from Lentisphaerota bacterium:
AGGCCTCGGCACCGAAGAGGAGATAGAAGGAGGTTGGTGCAAGCCAAGTGAGTTGCGCGCCTTGCTCGGCCAGACCGTGCGCGCCGAAGAGGAGTTCGTAGACCAGCGGCTGATCCCAGAAATCCCAGTTGTGCGAGTGCTGGCGGTTGATCCGCCCGATGCCGCTCTTGAGCTTCCCGCCGCTGAGCGTGAGCCCATAAGGCAGTGAGGTCGTCTGGATGACAGCCTCTTCGAGTTCGGCGCCGTCCTCATCCACGGCCACGGTCGTCCAGGCGCGGAAATAAGGGTCTACCTCGGCCGAAAAACCGAGTTCCACGTGTCGCAGATTGAAGCCGTTGTGGGGACCATGATCGTGATGGTGGCCGTCTTCGTCATTATGGCCATGGCCAAACCCGGCGGTTTTACCACGCAGGTGGGGTGCCCCTTCACCCGAGGTGTGGTAGAGGGCGCCATCGAGCACGACAGCCAGGTCGAGGTCTATGCCCGTGTTGCCTGCGGCAGCGCTTCCGGTCGGTATGACAGAACGCTTGAGCGATTCGTATAAAGGCAGCCGGTCAACAGGTGACGACATCGGTTGCGCGTCGTCGGCTGCCGCCGCGCCCGACGGCCGAATCAGCGCCTTCAACTCGACGATCTCACGGGCGTGCTGTTCCTGCAACTGAATGATCTGCTGACGCATCGCCTTCAGCTCTTCTTCGAGCTTCTGCAGGCGAAGGGCATCAGCATCAGGTTGCGCTTCAAGGTGTTGTGTGGTGATCAGAAAAAGGGCGGCACCGGCCACAAGGGGTCGGGATCGACGAAAACAGGAGTTCATAGTGGGTATCCAGATCATCCGCCACGTGTGCGGCGGAGGGGGCATGTCAGGTCAAGAGAGGCGCATGCATGTGGACAATCAGAGGATGTCTGGACGCGCATGCGGTGGGAAGACGGTGCGGAGTGGCCGCAAGCCGTCACGGTCGAAGCGGCTCAGGCCTCAGCAGGGGGTGCGTGTGACCGGCAGGCTGGATAGACGGTGAAACGGGTCACGGGCACGGGTGGCGTGCGGCACGCGTGTAGATCGGGCGCGTGCGGCAGCATCGCAGCAGCTGCACCGGCAAACTCGGTGTGCTCATGGAACAGCAGCGCAAGGACTTGGCAGATCCAGCAGGGCTCAGCGCGGCAGGCCT
This window encodes:
- a CDS encoding zinc-regulated TonB-dependent outer membrane receptor; its protein translation is MNSCFRRSRPLVAGAALFLITTQHLEAQPDADALRLQKLEEELKAMRQQIIQLQEQHAREIVELKALIRPSGAAAADDAQPMSSPVDRLPLYESLKRSVIPTGSAAAGNTGIDLDLAVVLDGALYHTSGEGAPHLRGKTAGFGHGHNDEDGHHHDHGPHNGFNLRHVELGFSAEVDPYFRAWTTVAVDEDGAELEEAVIQTTSLPYGLTLSGGKLKSGIGRINRQHSHNWDFWDQPLVYELLFGAHGLAEQGAQLTWLAPTSFYLLFGAEAFNGANENLFNVIGEDPLPQHDAPRLWTGFVKYGPDLGDRNALQFGLSALSGRHQVWHEDEDEGADGRTFVYGCDFVYKYDAKRTHGAGDFTVQGEYFFRNQDLTGVDSIAGEPWTHEQDGYYLQTLYGFRPRWRAGLRWDQVGLTNTSTTPEHGRERFDDSRRLAAMLVWKLSEFSLLRLQGGHGWYALEEGRERAWEIALQWQVTFGKHAAHDF